One window of the Eucalyptus grandis isolate ANBG69807.140 chromosome 8, ASM1654582v1, whole genome shotgun sequence genome contains the following:
- the LOC104417533 gene encoding major allergen Pru ar 1 has product MVVFKLSDEYSSPIPAARFFRALIGDFHNLIPKLMPEAIGSIDIVQGDGGAGTIMQINFTEGKKFESIAYEVNFEPTPDGGSKSRIASTYYTKGNFQLNEEEIKAGRERGLGIYIAVEAYLLQNPDAYA; this is encoded by the exons ATGGTTGTgttcaaattgagtgatgagTACAGTTCCCCCATTCCTGCGGCGAGATTCTTTAGGGCCTTGATTGGGGACTTCCACAACCTTATCCCCAAGCTCATGCCTGAAGCTATCGGGAGCATTGACATCGTCCAAGGCGACGGAGGAGCCGGAACCATTATGCAAATCAATTTCACTGAAGGTAAA AAGTTTGAATCCATTGCTTACGAAGTTAATTTCGAGCCGACACCAGACGGCGGGAGCAAGAGCAGGATAGCCAGCACATACTACACCAAGGGCAATTTTCagctcaatgaagaagaaatcaaggctggcagagagagaggcttAGGAATATACATAGCCGTCGAAGCATACCTCCTCCAAAACCCGGATGCTTATGCTTAA